Proteins from one Flavobacterium sp. N2038 genomic window:
- a CDS encoding response regulator transcription factor: MKIRVAIVEDDKHYSQALKNIIDFQEDMECAAQFFNGKSALQKLEDLEPDVVLMDINLQDLSGIDIVSKLTETMPGTNFIMCTSFENDEKIFSALRAGASGYLVKGDPLDKIIQAILEAHNGGAPMSFTIAKRVLQHFQESKVQVQSLALLTVTEKEVLELLAQGLLYKEIADKKNVTIDTIKKHIGNIYRKLQVSNKIEAINKFNTKN, encoded by the coding sequence ATGAAAATAAGAGTTGCCATAGTAGAAGATGATAAACATTACAGTCAGGCATTGAAGAACATCATCGATTTTCAGGAAGACATGGAATGCGCAGCTCAGTTTTTTAATGGTAAAAGCGCATTGCAAAAATTGGAAGATCTGGAACCAGACGTAGTTTTAATGGATATAAACCTGCAGGATTTATCAGGAATTGATATCGTTTCTAAACTGACAGAAACAATGCCGGGAACAAATTTTATAATGTGTACGAGTTTCGAAAACGACGAAAAAATCTTTTCGGCCTTGCGTGCAGGTGCAAGCGGATATCTTGTAAAAGGTGATCCTCTCGATAAAATTATTCAGGCTATTCTAGAAGCTCATAACGGAGGCGCACCTATGAGTTTTACGATTGCAAAACGCGTTTTACAGCATTTTCAGGAATCAAAAGTACAGGTACAAAGTTTGGCTTTGCTTACCGTTACCGAAAAAGAAGTTCTCGAACTGCTGGCGCAAGGACTACTCTACAAAGAAATTGCCGATAAGAAAAATGTAACCATCGACACCATAAAAAAACACATTGGCAATATCTACAGAAAATTACAAGTAAGTAATAAAATTGAAGCTATTAATAAGTTTAATACCAAAAACTAA
- a CDS encoding DUF4403 family protein encodes MKCTNYLSVLAATILFASCKSYQEITKKPEPLYEEVKLPSYESNFDLALKVDLASLESKLNDVLKKGYSISDDGTFEYRSWIKTKDPLYNPNKTIKTNNPLYHPNEWFKTKDPLYHPHKWQKIFGKKFKCPFYHPNEWFKTKDPLYNPNEWIETNNPLYHPNEWIETKGPAVAIGYKYDVDFKLKEDVKLSYVDDNTLKVSVPISFDGVVGLQGSLPAAFQFDRKNFNGEIQFFINASFSITPEWCPKIGLTVTHSWISNPQIEILDNINISLTGITDKKLKDIEGNVSRLIDQQIKCEMITDIVKDKWKYYGFGLPALANGKEYQLNINPSKAALSGLKVYKDTLALYAGIKANISLNDKIINTTTSLPLLEEKTQTESEIKAFLPLLIKYNDIEYTANQYLKDNKVVLKPDVVLKQKAEVKLLEMSFYPNGDEIVVGVKLKAKLPGSLLPVSGWVYLLGKPVMTSNKKFELQDIDFTMTVDNKFYPTISTLFKPLIINEIKKQTTRDLTDNVLDIKKKIFEKINSFKHDDIGFTIDDIDFGMHEIVLDKEEIALVGELNSKFNIFLKSKKEHNDLTQNDR; translated from the coding sequence ATGAAATGCACCAACTACCTATCAGTACTTGCAGCAACAATTTTATTTGCAAGCTGCAAAAGTTATCAAGAGATAACAAAAAAACCGGAACCCTTATATGAAGAAGTCAAGCTACCTTCATATGAAAGTAATTTTGACCTTGCGTTAAAAGTTGACTTAGCGAGTCTGGAAAGCAAATTAAATGATGTATTAAAAAAAGGATACAGCATTTCTGACGACGGGACATTTGAATATAGATCCTGGATAAAAACAAAAGATCCGCTTTATAATCCAAATAAAACAATCAAAACAAATAATCCTTTATATCACCCAAACGAATGGTTTAAGACAAAGGATCCTTTGTATCATCCGCATAAATGGCAAAAAATATTTGGGAAGAAATTTAAATGCCCTTTTTATCATCCAAATGAATGGTTTAAAACCAAAGATCCATTATATAACCCAAATGAATGGATAGAGACTAATAATCCTTTGTATCATCCAAACGAGTGGATAGAAACTAAAGGTCCCGCAGTAGCAATAGGTTATAAATATGATGTTGATTTTAAGCTGAAAGAAGATGTAAAATTATCTTATGTTGATGACAATACTTTAAAAGTCTCTGTTCCTATTTCATTTGATGGAGTTGTGGGCCTACAAGGAAGCCTGCCTGCGGCCTTTCAATTTGATAGAAAGAATTTTAATGGAGAAATTCAGTTTTTTATTAATGCAAGTTTTTCGATTACGCCAGAATGGTGTCCTAAAATTGGATTGACTGTAACGCATTCCTGGATATCAAACCCACAAATTGAGATCTTGGATAATATTAATATTTCTCTGACAGGAATAACAGATAAAAAATTAAAAGATATTGAAGGCAATGTAAGTAGGTTAATAGATCAACAAATCAAATGTGAAATGATCACAGATATTGTTAAAGACAAGTGGAAATATTATGGTTTTGGTTTGCCGGCTCTTGCAAATGGAAAAGAATATCAATTGAATATTAATCCATCAAAAGCGGCATTGTCCGGGCTAAAAGTGTACAAGGATACTTTAGCTTTATATGCCGGAATAAAAGCAAATATTAGTCTTAACGATAAGATCATCAATACAACTACTTCACTTCCTTTATTAGAAGAGAAAACTCAAACGGAAAGTGAAATAAAAGCTTTTCTGCCATTGCTTATTAAGTATAATGATATTGAATATACCGCTAATCAATATTTAAAAGACAATAAAGTAGTTCTAAAACCTGATGTTGTACTTAAACAAAAAGCTGAGGTGAAACTGCTTGAAATGAGTTTTTATCCAAATGGAGATGAAATTGTTGTAGGAGTAAAACTAAAAGCTAAATTGCCAGGAAGCCTATTGCCAGTTTCAGGATGGGTTTATTTACTAGGTAAACCAGTTATGACGAGCAATAAAAAATTTGAACTTCAGGACATAGATTTTACGATGACGGTCGATAATAAATTTTATCCGACAATATCTACGCTTTTCAAACCTTTAATTATTAATGAAATAAAAAAACAAACAACACGAGATCTAACGGATAATGTTTTAGATATTAAGAAAAAAATATTTGAAAAAATTAATTCATTCAAACATGATGATATAGGTTTTACTATTGATGATATTGATTTTGGAATGCATGAGATTGTATTAGACAAAGAAGAAATAGCCTTGGTAGGTGAATTGAATTCTAAATTCAACATATTTCTAAAAAGTAAAAAAGAACACAATGATCTTACTCAAAATGACAGATAA